CCTATCAAAGGTGTTTCTGTCTGACACAAACCCTGGTGTAGGGTCAGAAATAAGGGCTCTAGCTTTCAACCCAGACACTCCACATCCAGGACAGTTTCAGCATCATGTGTGGGAACAGGAAACTTGGGTCACAGTCTCATCACCTGAAATTCCAGGAGCTGTTTAACTTCTGTTTCACATTCCCTTGTGATTTCCAGGCAGAATTCCAGTGAAATGCCCATCCCTCAATCACCGTGAGGCAAATTAAATACCAAAAACATACAAATACAAGAAGGTCTTTCTGACGTTTCTGCCATTTTAGCAGTGATCTGGGTAAATTCTTCTGTCAGAACTcccaggaggcagagaaatTTGGCAAACTACGGAACAGGATGTGCATCAGGTACTCTCTAACTAACCTTTCAGTCTGTAGCATTTTCAAAGGGCTATAACAAAacaagctgtaaaaataattttccagatgCTATGTTTGACATGGTTTGCTAGAAGAGTCTGGCAGCATCTTGTGGAGGGTTTCCAGCACCAGAGCTTTCATGTCCAGGTGCTCTTCGGCttcttgggggaaaaataaaatagaagtaaaGCTGTATTTCCTGATATGCAAAACTATCAAAGATGAATAACAAGCAAAGCCCCCAAAACAAACTATGGGAACAGACCAGCAACAGAGAAAGGACTTTAAGGCAACAAGAGGCATCAGTGCTGCAACGCTCCACGTTCACATCCCAGTCCCATTCAACTGGAAGGagtttctctcctctgcctctcccaaACTTCTTCCTCATCTGTTAACTGTCAgactcttcctccttctcctcatcctcatcatcgTCCTTTGCATTGGCCTCAGATTTATCTGAGGATTCATGGAGCAGGACATACTCCCTGCTGCTGAAGCCGAACTTGAGCACGTCCTTCTCCTTCAGTTCGTAGTAGCGCTGGGGCTCGATGCGCTGGTTGTTGAGGAAGGTGCCGTTCCCTGAGCCCAAGTCGATGATGTAGGGCCTCACCCTGCGGCCCACGGTGCCGTCAGCTCGGGTGTACTCCAccagcctggaaaacaaaagcactgcCTGAACTACCAGAGAGACAGGAAACGTGCTCCAAAAGCATATGAGACACAAATTGTGCTCTGTGAGCAGGTGGGTTTGTGCAGTGAACACTCATCCCTCACAAGACTGCAACAGCCCAATGAGATCAACAAGAACCTCTGAGACAGAGCAGATTCTGAGAGGCTGCATCATTCCCTAAACCTCTGGGGATGTAACATAGCAACTCCTGCATTGGGACAGATGTTCTCCAAGAGaacactgctggcagcagcagcaggagcccccTCTGCATCAGAGCACGGCTGCCATCAGTGTGAGACAGTAAACCAACAAACCTCTCCTTGAAAGGCTTTTACTGTCCATCACACCTGGTGGGTTATCCCAGCCTGGACTCATACCCCATGCTGTGTCTAACCCCACTATGTGATTTCTCTACTCCCAGCTAAATCACAGGAATTTCAGCTACATTtgcctgctgctgggatgaTCTGCAGCAGTCAATAAATTCCATTTCTAACGTGCCCACAGCAAACTCTCCACACATTCTAAGGTGTTTGCTTTGTGCGCTGCCTTCCTCCCGAAGTTCCTCAGGCTGCTCACCGGTACTGGAAGACGGCGtgctgcttggagcaggaggGGTGGTCGATGGGGATGTCAGCGATGCGGCGGTGCCGGCCCAGCAGGTAGGCACTCTGCCTGTGGATGTACATCACGGGGAGGAACTCGTCGTTCTTGAAGGGGTACAGGCGCCAGCGCGTCTTGGGGATGCGCGCCTCAGGGGGCTCGCTGTACTTGATCACCACGCCCCGGAAAGTGTTGGTGTCCTCCAGCAGCGCCCCAGACAGCTCAAAGCTTGGCTTCTCCTTGTTTGCAGCGGCTTTTTCTTTGGGTTTGCTCTctggctgccagagctctgcgTTCTGGTTGCCGTCACCCTCGGTGCCCTGCCGGTGCTCTCGCCTCCTCTCGTTGTAGAactccctctctgcctgctgctcccgCAGGTTCTGCATGTCCCGCTCGTGGCCGCGAGCTCCCAGCCTGTCACTGGGGTTCTTCTTTCTGTCTGAGTGGTCCTTGTGTCTGTCCCAGTCACTGCTCCTGTCCCGGTCACCGCTCCTGTCCTGCCGGTGCTCCTGCTCTGATGGGTGCCTCTGCTTCCGCTCCTCATTCCCCCTGCGACAGTGATCATCTCGCTCCTGGAAGAGATAACCAGAATGAAAGAGCAGCACATCTACCTTGGCCTTTCAGAAAATCCCAGTCCTACACACTGGGAAAACACATACtgggatgtgtgtgtgcagctctgaCACAATGTGGAAGAGATTTCCTTGCCAAACTGCTTGGATTCCCACAAATTGCATCAAATAAAGCACCAGAAACAGGTAGGGTAACCTGCTCTGAGAAAAGGATGCAGCTCCCAGGGACGcctgtgctgtggcacaggCTGGGCTCAAAGGGTACGATGCAGGGCCCAGTCTGAAGCGACAAGTGAAGAGGCGCCTTGTGTATCCGGCCCAGCCAAGTCTCCGGGAACCGCAGGGCGCCGCTGTACCGAGAGCACGACTCACCTGCTTTACCCTCACGGCGCCGTGGTGCGGGCTGTGGCTGCGGCTCCTCCTGCTTCGCGGCGAGCGGCTCCTCCGCCCGGACCGGCTCCTCCGCCGGGGCGACCTGCGGAACAACGGGAGGGGTCGAGCGGCGGGGCCAGGCCGAGCGCGGGACCAGGCCGAGAGCGGGGCCGAGCGGCCGGGCCTCCCTACCTGCTACCGCGGCTGCCCGCGCGCGGGCCTGCCGGACCCCGCCGCTCCTCGCCCGGCGGCGACGGGCTGCGCCGAGGGCTTCGCCGCTCGGCCTTCaccgccgcctcccgccgccgccgccgctctcGCCGCCGCTCCTCCGCCGCCGCCTCCATGGCGCCCGTCCCGACGGGAAGTGCCGCCACTTCCGGCCCGCCAGCGCTTCCGCCCGCCGCCGCTTCCGCCCGGGCGTTGCTGCGCCTGCGCGGGGCCgcgcgcggcggcggcggcggtgcCGTCGCCATGGTGACGGGGCCGCGGCCGCCATGGCGGCGCCGCCGGAGTCACTGCTGCGGTACTGCACCCCCGTGCTGGTGTCCCGGCGAGGAGACAGGGCCTCGGCGGGGGTGAGCGGGACGGGGGGCACGCAGGGGGATACGCGCGCCG
Above is a window of Parus major isolate Abel chromosome 23, Parus_major1.1, whole genome shotgun sequence DNA encoding:
- the SNIP1 gene encoding smad nuclear-interacting protein 1 yields the protein MEAAAEERRRERRRRREAAVKAERRSPRRSPSPPGEERRGPAGPRAGSRGSRSPRRRSRSGRRSRSPRSRRSRSHSPHHGAVRVKQERDDHCRRGNEERKQRHPSEQEHRQDRSGDRDRSSDWDRHKDHSDRKKNPSDRLGARGHERDMQNLREQQAEREFYNERRREHRQGTEGDGNQNAELWQPESKPKEKAAANKEKPSFELSGALLEDTNTFRGVVIKYSEPPEARIPKTRWRLYPFKNDEFLPVMYIHRQSAYLLGRHRRIADIPIDHPSCSKQHAVFQYRLVEYTRADGTVGRRVRPYIIDLGSGNGTFLNNQRIEPQRYYELKEKDVLKFGFSSREYVLLHESSDKSEANAKDDDEDEEKEEESDS